The Terriglobales bacterium genomic interval TGATCAGGCGGGATTGGCGCCGTCGCCCAGGGCACCGTATCGAAGTCAAAGAACTCTGTCATGGTGATCTGCGCGGCATCTCGGCGAGACAGGTTCGGCAATCCGAAACGCGTTTGGATAAGCTTCAGGATCGCCGTGAAGTCGGCGACGGTATGTGACACGTAGTTCTTCTTCGCGAACGGAGAGATCACCATCAGCGGCATGCGGAATCCGGTCTTGTTGAAATCTCCCTGTGGCTGGATGACAGCGTCTTTCGCAAGCAGGTCTTTCGGCTCGATGCCATCCGGGTGTACCGCCGGTTGCGGCGGAACGTGATCATAGAAAGCGCCGGATTCGTCGAACGTAAAAATGAACACCGAGTCGTTCCACGCCGTGCTGAACATGAAGGCGTTGATGATCTCGGAAGTGAATCGCGCACCGAGTTGAATGTCATTTCCCCCTTCGCCCGGCGTTTGCTGTCCGCCCGGATGCTCATCGCGTCCCGATCCGAGTCCCGTTTGGATGAATGCGACTGCCGGCAGAGTACCGTTCTTCAGGTCGGAGAAGTACTCACTCAGCGGCACGATATTCGCGGTGTGAGCAGCAGCGAATTTCGGCCAATAATTGTTGATGTCCGTTAAAGGTAATCCGCTCGGCTGCGTATCGGTGTAGTAGATCTTCCACGGAATGCCGGCGTCACTCAAAAGGTGCCAGATGGTCTTGATCTGATCGCAGCACTGGCCCTGATCGGCGATCGGCTCATGCACGTAGCCAGCCGTGGTGCCCGCCTGTAAGAAGATGCGATTGGGAATGCTCGTGCTCATGACGGGCGAAAACCAGCGGTCCGAGGTCGCGAACTGGGCAGCCATGAAGTAGTAGTAAGGCAGGTCAGTTTCGTCGTAATACCCCATGGCGCGCGCGCCGGCCTTGTCGGTGTGGTCGGTGGCTTGCGAATACTTCGCCGAGTTGATGACGAACCCATCCATCGGCATGTCCGAAGATCCAGGCTGATTGCGGTTCACCGCCACGTGGCTTTCCAGCCAGTCGGGACTGAGTTGTTCCACACAAGTAGTTTCGAGATGAAAAGAGGGAATCGGCGTCCCGTCGGTGCTTACGTTTGTAGCGCCCGCAGGCAGGCCGTCAATCTCGGATGCCGGCCCAAATCCGTTCCGCTCACGATACTCACCAAGCTTCCCGAAGTAATGGTTGAAGCTGCGGTTCTCCTGCATCATGAAGACGATGTGGTTGATGTTGCTGCGTAGCTGACGGGCTTTGGCGGGACTTTCAGCCTGGCCTCCCGTAATGCCACGGCAGCCGGTGAGAACAAACGTCAGGCAGAGCAGTGCCAGAGACAATAACTTCATGAACGAGCATCTCCGAATAAAGGAATCTAGGGTCAGATGGAAGCTGACCAGCACCCGTTGGTTTGAGGTGAAATGAAAATTCAGCTGCAGTTCAGTCCAGGGCTGGAATGTAACGTTTGGTAACTACGCGGACGTCACCTTCGCTGCCAAACGGGCGGGTTGCGCTGGCCGATCGATCCAGTAAGCCCATGGAATCAGAAGCCACTGCGCAAGTCCAAACCAGGCGAGGGCGTTCACACTCGGAGGCGGAGTACCTCGAGCATTTCCCGCATACACGACCAGACAGAAGGCGATGAACGTCCAGAACGCCACCGGACGCAACGTACTTTTCTTCGCCGTCAGATACATGCCAATACCAATGACGAAGGCGCCGAGCTCTACTGCAATCGTTGCCGGAACCGAGTTCCAGAGTCCGAGTCCAACGAACTTTTCCACTCCCGGCAAAATTGGCATGTCCGGCCGATGCGAAACAAAATCGAGCACCCAATGGCTGACGACACAAGCTCCAATCACGAAGGCTGCGCGCGTTGTTCTCTCGCGCGCCCACCAGACCAGCGCGAATACCGCTCCCCAACAAACTGTGGCGAGCAAACTATGAGTGATCGGGTAGTCGTAGAAATCCAGGGGAGTGAACGCCGTAATTCCGGGCAGGATTCTTACGTGCTCTACATCAAGCAGCAGGAAGATTGGCCACAGCAGATCCAGGAATTGCGCGGCAAAAACCAATGTGCCGAGCGACACTTTTGGCGCAGCTTTCTTCGCGGCAAGAGCTACGGCGTAATGTCCGAGGAACATTGCTGCTGATCATATGCCGAGGTGCCAAGAGACGGAAGAATTAAGACGTGAGGTTCAGGCGACATTGCTTCGTCTTCGGCTGTACGTGCTCACCCGCGGAAGGAGTTTCTGCCAGATCCATACCGTGAAGCGGTGCAGGCATGAATAGCAACGGGCAGGCTTTCGCAGCACCAGGGCAAGCCACACCCGCTCGCCGAAGTGATTTCCACGAGATTTGTGGACGTCAGGCCTTTCGCATTGTGGACACCGCACCATGGTCAGCCCTCACTACTTACCCAAGTCCGTGTCGGAGCATAAACAGCCGCATTCTGTGAGTTAGGCGAGTGATCCACTGCGGCTGCCATTTTCACCATACAACAAACTCAATGCTTAAACGGTAATTGGAAGAAAATGTTTCGAAATGACTTTACATCATAAAGTTCTCTGTGATTATATACGCCAGGCGGCGAATTCTGACAAGTTGCTTGTGGAGGCCACAGGCCAAGGAGACTTGTGTGACCAAACGCATTGCCGCGTTGATCTTCATCTTCGGATGTACCACCCTCGCCTGGATCATTCTCGCTTCGACCATCTTTGCCCGCACCTACACGTTTTCGGACCGTCTCGGACCTAAAGTCGGATCGACCTGGGGTACGCGCCAGGAGCAAGAGCCGCCTACCGCCACTTACACCGTAAAGTCGAAGGAAAACTACGAAGTCGAAGAAAAGGGCAGGACAGTCGTAAAAACCAGGGAAGTAAGCCAGGATTACGAAATACCTGTCGCGAGCAGCGACATCGATGTTGCGCTCGACCTCGATCACCGCCCAAAGGGTCTGCTCTGGTACAGCACCTATAAGGTCGCTTTCAACGGAACGTACACCTTCACCAACCCCACTGACAAAGACCAGGTGGTGACGCTCAGCTTGAAGTTCCCCGCCGAGAAGGCCATGTACGACGAGCTCTTCATCCGCGCCGAGGATCAGGACCTTCCAATTACAAACGTGAATGGCGCGGCGTTGGCGAAAATTTCGCTCGCGGCAGGGAAAACCGTCACGGTGAAAACCGGCTATCGTTCGCAGGGAATGGAATCGTGGGGCTACAAACTCGGAGCCGAGGTCGCGCAGGCCAGGAACTTCACGCTCACGATGCACACGAATTTCAAGGACATCGACTTCGCCGAGAATACTCTGTCTCCCACTCACAAGCGGCGTACCGACAAAGGTTGGGACCTCATCTGGAAATACCAGAACCTCGTCTCAGGCTTTGAGATCGGGGTCACCATGCCCGAGAAACTACAACCCGGCCCACTCGCCGGGCAGATCAGCTACTTCGCGCCGGTGTCGTTGCTGTTCTTTTTCTTCCTGATGTTCATCATCACCACCATGAAGGGTATCGACCTTCATCCCATGAACTACTTCTTCCTCGCCACCTCGTTCTTTGCCTTCCACCTGCTTCTGGCCTACCTGGTGGATCACATGTCCATTCACCTGGCATTCGTGATCTGTTCGCTCGTGTCGATCTTTCTTGTCGTCAGTTACCTCCGCATCGTCGTGGGACCGAAGTTCGCTTTCATCGAGGCAGGCATCACGCAATTCGTGTACTTGGTGCTGTTCTCGTACGCGTTCTTCTTTAAGGGCTTCACGGGATTGGCGATCACCATCGGGGCTATAGTGACCCTGTTCGTCGTCATGCAGGTCACGGCGAAGATCAATTGGTCGGAGAAGTTCGCGGGACTCAAGCCTCCGGCGGCCCCGCGCCAGAATCCGCTGAATGGCGAAAGCTGGGTCAGGGGATAGAACCAGAAGCCACGGATCCGACGGAACGAGCTCATAGGTTGAAAGCCGTCCCAATCCGTGGCTTTCGTGTTTCCACACCCCGATGCCGTACACTATTGCTTCCGAGAAGCGATGCAAGCCAGCAAGTCCAATTTCAGGCATCCGGTTTCCACCCTCACTCCAGCCCGACGGAGCCGAAACTAAGTGCTGGCACGGGTATTCAAGGCATTTCAATATCGCGACTTCCGCCTGATGTGGTTCGGCGCCTGCACGTCGAGCGTCGGCACCTGGATGCAGATTGTTGCCCAGGGCTGGCTCATCTATCGTCTCAGCCATTCGCCGTTCCTGCTCGCTCTCGACCAGTTCCTTAGCGGCATCCCCATTTTCCTGTTCTCTCTCGTCGGAGGCGTAATCGCCGATCGCGTGGAGCGCCGTCGCATCCTGCTGATGTCGCAGTACGTCCAGATGGCGACAGCCGCCACCCTCACCGTGCTGGTTGTCACCGGTGTTGTCCAGGTTTGGCACATTCTGGTGCTGTCGGCTGTTTCCGGATTCGCGCAGGCCTTCGGCGGCCCGGCCTACCAGGCACTTATTCCGACGCTGGTCAGTCGCGAAGACATGCCGAACGCGATTGCGTTGAATTCCATACAGTTCAACCTCGCGGTCACGATTGGTCCGGCGCTTGCCGGACAGGCGCTCGCGAAGTTCGGTGAATCGTGGTGCTTCGGCCTCAACGCCTTGTCCTTTCTGGCCCCGATCATTTCGCTCTGGATCATCAAGGCGCGCTTCTATCCGGCCAAGACAAACGAATCCATCCTCACCAGCCTAAAGAAGGGCATCGAGTTCGCCCGCCGACAGCCATCGATGGAAGCGCTCATTATCTTGGCCTTCTGCATGACATTCCTGGCGATGCCGTCGCGCACCTATATTCCTGTATTTGTGAAGGACATCTTCGGCCGCGGCCCGGAAACATACGGCAACCTGCTCTCTCTGATGGGCATTGGGTCCATTTGCGGATCGCTCATCATGGCCGCGCTTGGCAACGTCCGCCACAAGGGCCGCGTGGCTCTCACGGGACTCATGCTGCTGGGTACGGGAATAGCAGGCTTCGCCGTATCGAAGCACCTGCCCCTGAGCGGAGGCATGCTGCTGCTGACCGGTGCCGCCATGATGGCCGTCTTCGCCATGGTCAACTCGCTGGTACAGTTGATTACCACCGACGAGATGCGCGGGCGCGTAATGAGCCTCTACAACTTCGCCTTCCGCGGCGGCATGCCGATGGGGAATCTCGTCTCCGGATGGCTGGTGCCGTTGTTCAGCGCGCCAATCGTTCTCGGCGTGAACGGTCTCCTGCTGGTCGCGCTGGGGTTATACTTCTTCCTGATACAGCGGCGAGTGGCGGCCCTGTAGTTCGGAATTGTTGAAACCGTCGGAACTACCTTCCTCGAAATATCGTATTAATTTCCAACGGTGGAGTGCGTCTTTCGTTTCATACAACCTGCGCGCCTGTACGGCACCGTTCCAGCAAGTCGGGCCCCTTCGAATAACTGAAAGGGAGACACCATGCGGACCATCCTGCGAATCCTGCTCTTCATTACCCTCTGTTTCTCCTTCGCGAATCTGGCGTTTGCGGATGAAGGAGTTAACGGCAATC includes:
- a CDS encoding alkaline phosphatase family protein, whose product is MKLLSLALLCLTFVLTGCRGITGGQAESPAKARQLRSNINHIVFMMQENRSFNHYFGKLGEYRERNGFGPASEIDGLPAGATNVSTDGTPIPSFHLETTCVEQLSPDWLESHVAVNRNQPGSSDMPMDGFVINSAKYSQATDHTDKAGARAMGYYDETDLPYYYFMAAQFATSDRWFSPVMSTSIPNRIFLQAGTTAGYVHEPIADQGQCCDQIKTIWHLLSDAGIPWKIYYTDTQPSGLPLTDINNYWPKFAAAHTANIVPLSEYFSDLKNGTLPAVAFIQTGLGSGRDEHPGGQQTPGEGGNDIQLGARFTSEIINAFMFSTAWNDSVFIFTFDESGAFYDHVPPQPAVHPDGIEPKDLLAKDAVIQPQGDFNKTGFRMPLMVISPFAKKNYVSHTVADFTAILKLIQTRFGLPNLSRRDAAQITMTEFFDFDTVPWATAPIPPDQPIDGRCDPSNVPQFGVSVPSTTLAE
- a CDS encoding inner membrane CreD family protein; this translates as MTKRIAALIFIFGCTTLAWIILASTIFARTYTFSDRLGPKVGSTWGTRQEQEPPTATYTVKSKENYEVEEKGRTVVKTREVSQDYEIPVASSDIDVALDLDHRPKGLLWYSTYKVAFNGTYTFTNPTDKDQVVTLSLKFPAEKAMYDELFIRAEDQDLPITNVNGAALAKISLAAGKTVTVKTGYRSQGMESWGYKLGAEVAQARNFTLTMHTNFKDIDFAENTLSPTHKRRTDKGWDLIWKYQNLVSGFEIGVTMPEKLQPGPLAGQISYFAPVSLLFFFFLMFIITTMKGIDLHPMNYFFLATSFFAFHLLLAYLVDHMSIHLAFVICSLVSIFLVVSYLRIVVGPKFAFIEAGITQFVYLVLFSYAFFFKGFTGLAITIGAIVTLFVVMQVTAKINWSEKFAGLKPPAAPRQNPLNGESWVRG
- a CDS encoding MFS transporter; translated protein: MLARVFKAFQYRDFRLMWFGACTSSVGTWMQIVAQGWLIYRLSHSPFLLALDQFLSGIPIFLFSLVGGVIADRVERRRILLMSQYVQMATAATLTVLVVTGVVQVWHILVLSAVSGFAQAFGGPAYQALIPTLVSREDMPNAIALNSIQFNLAVTIGPALAGQALAKFGESWCFGLNALSFLAPIISLWIIKARFYPAKTNESILTSLKKGIEFARRQPSMEALIILAFCMTFLAMPSRTYIPVFVKDIFGRGPETYGNLLSLMGIGSICGSLIMAALGNVRHKGRVALTGLMLLGTGIAGFAVSKHLPLSGGMLLLTGAAMMAVFAMVNSLVQLITTDEMRGRVMSLYNFAFRGGMPMGNLVSGWLVPLFSAPIVLGVNGLLLVALGLYFFLIQRRVAAL